From one Hirundo rustica isolate bHirRus1 chromosome 8, bHirRus1.pri.v3, whole genome shotgun sequence genomic stretch:
- the CCDC186 gene encoding coiled-coil domain-containing protein 186 isoform X1, protein MAWLCKGELNKSESKDGNKFDVANFQRKIVEEYLLEMQSTLEPVIVSDDASFKSPDNEKADKTPGMEECPSISCTGGDAGVLERELSSLPSDQDAAAVGVGSNGAAAEGQQQCGGTDSSASAHCERKAEGSTKPEHLPSEEPERQDPKANQTEQSLMEILQDLREESDFVKKSGDKIYSESPYDTDCTKKLISTIHQTSSQEDLLKEIESELLSADFSKEPKLPNGVQKGEHALAVFEKCVQDKYLQQEQTITKLIKENKKHQELILEICSEKDNLKDELKKRTETEKQHLSIIKQLEARIEELNKEVKAGKDRLVTQDAAAKNTIQQLHKEMAFRMEQANKKCEEARHEKETMVMKYVRGEKESLDLRKEKEVLERRLRDANKEIEKLTNKIKQLSQEKGRLHQLYEAKDGEATRLNREIEKLKEEINSHVIKVKWAQNKLKTEMDSHKETKDRLKDAMTKLTEAKEEGDQIRKNCQEMIKSYQESEEIKSNELDAKFRVTKGELEKQIQEKSDHLEVHHAKIKELEDLKRTFKEGMDELRTLRTKVKCLEDERLRTEDELSKYKEIINRQKSEIQNLLDRVKTVDQLQDQHQRDEQEINALKEETDGFNSLVADLQKDIEGSRKRESELLVFTEKLTSKNAQLQSENNSLQSQLDKLSYSERELQNQLECVQQTKDDLSIRLQKEEDQRRSEVETLQAQLASEQEEVSALKTRVDELKDDLATQKRKHAANLKDLTKQLQLARRKLDQMENGNYDKEVSSMGSRSSSSGSLNARSSNEDRSPENTGSAVDSFPEVDKAVLVERILRLQKAHARKNEKMEFMEDHIKQLVEEIRKKTKIIQSYILREEAGTLSSEASDFNKVHLSRRGGIMASLYTSHPADSGLTLELSLEINRKLQAVLEDTLLKNITLKENLQTLGTEIERLIKHKHELEQRIKQT, encoded by the exons ATGGCGTGGCTGTGTAAGGGAGAGCTGAACAAGTCAGAAAGCAAAGATGGAAACAAGTTTGATGTGGCAA ATTTCCAAAGGAAGATCGTGGAGGAATATTTACTGGAAATGCAGAGCACACTGGAGCCAGTCATTGTGTCAGATGATGCCTCTTTCAAGTCCCCAGATAATGAGAAGGCTGATAAAACACCTGGCATGGAGGAGTGCCCAAGCATCAGTTGCACTGGAGGTGATGCTGGTGTCTTGGAAAGGGAATTGAGTTCGTTGCCCTCAGATCAGGATGCAGCAGCTGTTGGCGTTGGCAGCAAtggggctgcagcagaaggacagcagcagtgtggagGGACAGACTCCTCTGCCAGTGCCCACTGTGAAAGAAAGGCGGAAGGCTCCACAAAACCAGAACACCTGCCTAGCGAAGAACCTGAACGTCAGGATCCAAAAGCTAACCAGACAGAACAATCATTAATGGAAATATTACAGGATCTAAGGGAGGAATCTGACTTTGTGAAAAAATCAGGTGATAAAATCTATTCAGAAAGCCCTTATGATACAGACTGCACAAAGAAGCTGATTTCCACAATACACCAGACTTCCTCACAGGAGGATTTGCTAAAGGAAATAGAGTCTGAACTCTTATCCGCGGATTTTTCGAAGGAACCAAAGCTCCCCAATGGTGTGCAGAAGGGTGAGCATGCCTTGGCTGTGTTTGAAAAATGTGTACAAGATAAATACTTGCAGCAAGAACAAACTATTACAAA attgattaaagaaaataaaaagcatcagGAACTGATTTTGGAAATTTGCTCAGAAAAGGACAACTTAAAAGATGAATTGAAAAAAcgaacagaaacagaaaagcagcaccTCAGCATTATTAAACAG ctggaagcaagaatagAAGAGCTTAATAAAGAAGTGAAAGCTGGCAAAGACAGACTTGTAACTCAAGATGCAGCAGCCAAAAATACTATTCAGCAGTTGCATAAAGAGATGGCCTTTCGAATGGAGCAG gcaAACAAGAAATGTGAGGAAGCTCGCCATGAAAAGGAGACGATGGTGATGAAATACGTCCGCGGGGAGAAGGAGTCACTCGACCTTCGAAAGGAAAAGGAGGTGCTTGAGAGGAGACTGAGAGATGCAaacaaagaaatagaaaagcttacaaataaaatcaaacagctttctcaggaaaaaggaagattGCATCAGCTCTATGAAGCTAAG GATGGTGAAGCCACTCGACTCaacagagaaatagaaaaattgaAAGAAGAAATCAATTCTCATGTTATCAAAGTAAAATGGGCTCAgaacaaactgaaaacagaaatggattCACACAAG GAAACCAAAGATCGCCTCAAAGATGCAATGACAAAATTAACTGAAGCAAAAGAAGAAGGAGATCAGATAAGGAAAAACTGTCAAGAAATGATAAAATCCTATCAA GAGTCAGAAGAAATCAAATCTAATGAATTGGATGCAAAATTCCGGGTAACTAAAGGAGAACTAGAGAAACAAATTCAGGAGAAGTCTGATCACCTAGAG GTGCatcatgcaaaaataaaagaactggAAGACTTGAAGAGAACATTTAAGGAAGGCATGGATGAGCTTCGAACACTGAGAACAAAG gtGAAGTGTCTAGAGGATGAGCGCTTAAGAACAGAGGATGAGCTGTCCAAgtataaagaaataataaacagacAGAAAAGTGAAATTCAGAATTTGCTGGACAGAGTCAAAACTGTAGATCAGCTACAGGATCAACATCAGAG AGATGAACAAGAAATCAATGCTCTAAAGGAAGAAACAGATGGTTTCAATTCTCTGGTTGCTGATCTTCAGAAGGACATTGAAGGTAGTCGGAAAAGAGAATCTGAGCTATTGGTATTCACTGAGAAATTAACCAGTAAGAATGCACAGCTTCAGTCTGAAAACAATTCCTTACAGAGCCAGTTGGATAAGCTTTCTTACAGTGAAAGAGAGCTGCAGAATCAGCTGGAGTGTGTTCAGCAGACTAAAGATGATCTG TCCATCAGGTTACAGAAGGAGGAGGATCAGCGAAGGTCAGAGGTTGAGACCCTGCAGGCTCAGCTGGcctcagagcaggaggaagtgtCAGCGCTGAAGACCCGCGTGGATGAACTGAAGGATGACCTGGCTACCCAGAAGCGCAAGCACGCGGCAAACCTGAAGGACCTCACAAAACAGCTTCAGCTAG CACGGAGGAAATTGGATCAGATGGAAAATGGTAATTATGACAAAGAAGTCAGCAGCATGGGGAGCCGTTCCAGTTCATCAG GGTCCCTGAACGCGCGGAGCAGCAACGAGGATCGCTCGCCTGAGAACACGGGCTCTGCTGTGGACAGCTTCCCAGAGGTGGACAAGGCTGTCTTGGTTGAAAGAATACTGAGGCTGCAGAAGGCACATGCTCGAAAAAATGAGAAGATGGAGTTTATGGAGGATCACATTAAACAGCTGGTGgaggaaatcaggaaaaaaacaaa aatTATTCAGAGCTATATTTTGCGGGAAGAAGCTGGAACGCTCTCATCAGAGGCCTCGGACTTCAACAAAGTACACTTGAGCAGGCGTGGTGGGATTATGGCATCTCTGTATACATCTCACCCTGCAGACAGCGGGCTCACGTTGGAACTCTCTTTAGAGATCAACAGGAAGCTTCAGGCTGTGTTAGAAGACACATTACTGAAGAATATTACACTGAAA GAAAACCTGCAAACTCTAGGAACAGAAATAGAACGGCTTATTAAACACAAGCATGAACTGGaacagagaataaagcagaCATAA
- the CCDC186 gene encoding coiled-coil domain-containing protein 186 isoform X2, producing MQSTLEPVIVSDDASFKSPDNEKADKTPGMEECPSISCTGGDAGVLERELSSLPSDQDAAAVGVGSNGAAAEGQQQCGGTDSSASAHCERKAEGSTKPEHLPSEEPERQDPKANQTEQSLMEILQDLREESDFVKKSGDKIYSESPYDTDCTKKLISTIHQTSSQEDLLKEIESELLSADFSKEPKLPNGVQKGEHALAVFEKCVQDKYLQQEQTITKLIKENKKHQELILEICSEKDNLKDELKKRTETEKQHLSIIKQLEARIEELNKEVKAGKDRLVTQDAAAKNTIQQLHKEMAFRMEQANKKCEEARHEKETMVMKYVRGEKESLDLRKEKEVLERRLRDANKEIEKLTNKIKQLSQEKGRLHQLYEAKDGEATRLNREIEKLKEEINSHVIKVKWAQNKLKTEMDSHKETKDRLKDAMTKLTEAKEEGDQIRKNCQEMIKSYQESEEIKSNELDAKFRVTKGELEKQIQEKSDHLEVHHAKIKELEDLKRTFKEGMDELRTLRTKVKCLEDERLRTEDELSKYKEIINRQKSEIQNLLDRVKTVDQLQDQHQRDEQEINALKEETDGFNSLVADLQKDIEGSRKRESELLVFTEKLTSKNAQLQSENNSLQSQLDKLSYSERELQNQLECVQQTKDDLSIRLQKEEDQRRSEVETLQAQLASEQEEVSALKTRVDELKDDLATQKRKHAANLKDLTKQLQLARRKLDQMENGNYDKEVSSMGSRSSSSGSLNARSSNEDRSPENTGSAVDSFPEVDKAVLVERILRLQKAHARKNEKMEFMEDHIKQLVEEIRKKTKIIQSYILREEAGTLSSEASDFNKVHLSRRGGIMASLYTSHPADSGLTLELSLEINRKLQAVLEDTLLKNITLKENLQTLGTEIERLIKHKHELEQRIKQT from the exons ATGCAGAGCACACTGGAGCCAGTCATTGTGTCAGATGATGCCTCTTTCAAGTCCCCAGATAATGAGAAGGCTGATAAAACACCTGGCATGGAGGAGTGCCCAAGCATCAGTTGCACTGGAGGTGATGCTGGTGTCTTGGAAAGGGAATTGAGTTCGTTGCCCTCAGATCAGGATGCAGCAGCTGTTGGCGTTGGCAGCAAtggggctgcagcagaaggacagcagcagtgtggagGGACAGACTCCTCTGCCAGTGCCCACTGTGAAAGAAAGGCGGAAGGCTCCACAAAACCAGAACACCTGCCTAGCGAAGAACCTGAACGTCAGGATCCAAAAGCTAACCAGACAGAACAATCATTAATGGAAATATTACAGGATCTAAGGGAGGAATCTGACTTTGTGAAAAAATCAGGTGATAAAATCTATTCAGAAAGCCCTTATGATACAGACTGCACAAAGAAGCTGATTTCCACAATACACCAGACTTCCTCACAGGAGGATTTGCTAAAGGAAATAGAGTCTGAACTCTTATCCGCGGATTTTTCGAAGGAACCAAAGCTCCCCAATGGTGTGCAGAAGGGTGAGCATGCCTTGGCTGTGTTTGAAAAATGTGTACAAGATAAATACTTGCAGCAAGAACAAACTATTACAAA attgattaaagaaaataaaaagcatcagGAACTGATTTTGGAAATTTGCTCAGAAAAGGACAACTTAAAAGATGAATTGAAAAAAcgaacagaaacagaaaagcagcaccTCAGCATTATTAAACAG ctggaagcaagaatagAAGAGCTTAATAAAGAAGTGAAAGCTGGCAAAGACAGACTTGTAACTCAAGATGCAGCAGCCAAAAATACTATTCAGCAGTTGCATAAAGAGATGGCCTTTCGAATGGAGCAG gcaAACAAGAAATGTGAGGAAGCTCGCCATGAAAAGGAGACGATGGTGATGAAATACGTCCGCGGGGAGAAGGAGTCACTCGACCTTCGAAAGGAAAAGGAGGTGCTTGAGAGGAGACTGAGAGATGCAaacaaagaaatagaaaagcttacaaataaaatcaaacagctttctcaggaaaaaggaagattGCATCAGCTCTATGAAGCTAAG GATGGTGAAGCCACTCGACTCaacagagaaatagaaaaattgaAAGAAGAAATCAATTCTCATGTTATCAAAGTAAAATGGGCTCAgaacaaactgaaaacagaaatggattCACACAAG GAAACCAAAGATCGCCTCAAAGATGCAATGACAAAATTAACTGAAGCAAAAGAAGAAGGAGATCAGATAAGGAAAAACTGTCAAGAAATGATAAAATCCTATCAA GAGTCAGAAGAAATCAAATCTAATGAATTGGATGCAAAATTCCGGGTAACTAAAGGAGAACTAGAGAAACAAATTCAGGAGAAGTCTGATCACCTAGAG GTGCatcatgcaaaaataaaagaactggAAGACTTGAAGAGAACATTTAAGGAAGGCATGGATGAGCTTCGAACACTGAGAACAAAG gtGAAGTGTCTAGAGGATGAGCGCTTAAGAACAGAGGATGAGCTGTCCAAgtataaagaaataataaacagacAGAAAAGTGAAATTCAGAATTTGCTGGACAGAGTCAAAACTGTAGATCAGCTACAGGATCAACATCAGAG AGATGAACAAGAAATCAATGCTCTAAAGGAAGAAACAGATGGTTTCAATTCTCTGGTTGCTGATCTTCAGAAGGACATTGAAGGTAGTCGGAAAAGAGAATCTGAGCTATTGGTATTCACTGAGAAATTAACCAGTAAGAATGCACAGCTTCAGTCTGAAAACAATTCCTTACAGAGCCAGTTGGATAAGCTTTCTTACAGTGAAAGAGAGCTGCAGAATCAGCTGGAGTGTGTTCAGCAGACTAAAGATGATCTG TCCATCAGGTTACAGAAGGAGGAGGATCAGCGAAGGTCAGAGGTTGAGACCCTGCAGGCTCAGCTGGcctcagagcaggaggaagtgtCAGCGCTGAAGACCCGCGTGGATGAACTGAAGGATGACCTGGCTACCCAGAAGCGCAAGCACGCGGCAAACCTGAAGGACCTCACAAAACAGCTTCAGCTAG CACGGAGGAAATTGGATCAGATGGAAAATGGTAATTATGACAAAGAAGTCAGCAGCATGGGGAGCCGTTCCAGTTCATCAG GGTCCCTGAACGCGCGGAGCAGCAACGAGGATCGCTCGCCTGAGAACACGGGCTCTGCTGTGGACAGCTTCCCAGAGGTGGACAAGGCTGTCTTGGTTGAAAGAATACTGAGGCTGCAGAAGGCACATGCTCGAAAAAATGAGAAGATGGAGTTTATGGAGGATCACATTAAACAGCTGGTGgaggaaatcaggaaaaaaacaaa aatTATTCAGAGCTATATTTTGCGGGAAGAAGCTGGAACGCTCTCATCAGAGGCCTCGGACTTCAACAAAGTACACTTGAGCAGGCGTGGTGGGATTATGGCATCTCTGTATACATCTCACCCTGCAGACAGCGGGCTCACGTTGGAACTCTCTTTAGAGATCAACAGGAAGCTTCAGGCTGTGTTAGAAGACACATTACTGAAGAATATTACACTGAAA GAAAACCTGCAAACTCTAGGAACAGAAATAGAACGGCTTATTAAACACAAGCATGAACTGGaacagagaataaagcagaCATAA